Proteins encoded within one genomic window of Nonomuraea gerenzanensis:
- a CDS encoding Dyp-type peroxidase, which translates to MPVDLNNALPLAWDSATLDADTKAMLDNLQPNILRAHVREHLSLLFVRFNDVAEGRAFLRWVATTKMKSARKHLQELRDFAAGRRRGTPYVGLGISKAGYRDLGHSVEDVRKFGDPVFRDGMKRRIAEVNDPAVEEWERVYQREIHAVILIGDADPEPVERLREEILGELPESARLLGEERGQGMRNPAGDGIEHFGYVDGRSQPLFLKDEVDREPRERWDPAFPLANVLVPDPFAPNPVRHHGSYLVFRKLEQNVRAFKEIERDLADSLGLSGVDRERAGAMLVGRFKDGTPLTIKAKAGGGPVDNDFTFDGDDGSKCPFAGHVRKTNPRSFGRNVLMARRGQTYGERTDEPWDDSPPENRPSGEVGLLFMAFNSSLLDQFEFTQQSWANNADFEVAATGHDPVIGQGDRDIKVTFPKVWGQPEMSVPQAQVAQTVTMKGGEYFFAPSLAYLRNL; encoded by the coding sequence ATGCCTGTCGACCTGAACAACGCACTACCCCTGGCCTGGGACTCGGCCACGCTCGACGCGGACACCAAGGCGATGCTCGACAACCTGCAGCCGAACATCCTGCGGGCGCACGTACGCGAGCATCTGTCCCTGCTGTTCGTCCGGTTCAACGACGTGGCCGAGGGCAGGGCGTTCCTGCGCTGGGTCGCGACCACGAAGATGAAGTCCGCGCGCAAGCACTTGCAGGAGCTACGGGACTTCGCCGCCGGCCGCCGCCGCGGGACCCCGTACGTGGGCCTCGGCATCAGCAAGGCCGGCTACCGCGACCTCGGCCACTCGGTGGAGGACGTGCGCAAGTTCGGCGACCCGGTCTTCCGCGACGGCATGAAGCGGCGGATCGCCGAGGTGAACGACCCCGCGGTGGAGGAGTGGGAGCGCGTCTACCAGCGCGAGATCCACGCCGTCATCCTCATCGGCGACGCCGACCCGGAGCCGGTGGAGCGCCTGCGCGAGGAGATCCTCGGCGAGCTGCCGGAGAGCGCCCGGCTGCTCGGCGAGGAGCGGGGGCAGGGCATGCGCAACCCGGCCGGCGACGGCATCGAGCACTTCGGCTACGTGGACGGCCGCAGCCAGCCGCTGTTCCTGAAGGACGAGGTCGACAGGGAGCCGAGGGAGCGCTGGGACCCGGCGTTCCCGCTGGCCAACGTGCTGGTGCCCGACCCGTTCGCGCCGAACCCCGTCCGCCACCACGGCAGCTACCTGGTGTTCAGGAAGCTGGAGCAGAACGTGCGGGCCTTCAAGGAGATCGAGCGGGACCTGGCCGACAGCCTGGGCCTGAGCGGGGTGGACCGCGAGCGGGCGGGCGCCATGCTCGTGGGCCGGTTCAAGGACGGCACGCCGCTGACGATCAAGGCCAAGGCGGGCGGCGGGCCGGTGGACAACGACTTCACCTTCGACGGCGACGACGGCTCCAAGTGCCCGTTCGCCGGGCACGTCAGGAAGACCAACCCGCGCTCGTTCGGCCGCAACGTGCTCATGGCCAGGCGCGGCCAGACCTACGGCGAGCGCACCGACGAGCCGTGGGACGACTCGCCGCCGGAGAACCGGCCGAGCGGGGAGGTCGGGCTGCTGTTCATGGCGTTCAACAGCAGCCTGCTGGACCAGTTCGAGTTCACCCAGCAGAGCTGGGCGAACAACGCGGACTTCGAGGTGGCGGCGACCGGGCACGACCCGGTCATCGGGCAGGGCGATCGCGACATCAAGGTGACGTTCCCCAAGGTGTGGGGCCAGCCGGAGATGTCCGTCCCGCAGGCCCAGGTGGCCCAGACGGTCACCATGAAGGGCGGCGAGTACTTCTTCGCGCCGTCCCTGGCGTATCTGCGTAACCTGTAG
- a CDS encoding GAP family protein, which yields MYIRFDPPQEVAARPAHQDGLMTIALLLTLAGLAVLDSTSFGTLGIPVYLMLSLDRSRTARLFVYLATVTVFYFLVGVALMLGLSTAMDAFGDVLNSRAAFVVQLVLGVGLFALSWRFDPKWRAKRGLPERTFEPRVGGPRTMVLVGLTAGVLEVATMVPYLAAVGMMTTSALPVGQWAPLLAAYVLIMILPALLLMALRAATGRRLEPRLERLRAWLVKHSSSMLSWGLAIVGFLLARDAAARLFLS from the coding sequence ATGTACATCCGGTTCGATCCGCCGCAGGAGGTGGCCGCCCGCCCGGCCCACCAGGATGGGCTCATGACCATCGCGCTGCTGCTCACCCTCGCGGGGCTGGCGGTGCTCGACAGCACGAGCTTCGGCACCCTCGGCATCCCCGTCTACCTGATGCTCAGCCTGGACCGGTCCCGGACCGCCAGGCTGTTCGTCTACCTCGCCACCGTGACGGTCTTCTACTTCCTGGTCGGCGTGGCGCTCATGCTCGGGCTGTCCACGGCGATGGACGCCTTCGGCGACGTGCTCAACAGCCGCGCCGCCTTCGTCGTGCAGCTCGTCCTCGGCGTGGGGCTGTTCGCGCTGAGCTGGCGCTTCGACCCCAAGTGGCGCGCCAAGCGGGGCCTGCCGGAGCGCACCTTCGAGCCCCGGGTGGGCGGGCCGCGCACGATGGTGCTGGTGGGGCTGACCGCCGGGGTGCTGGAGGTGGCCACCATGGTGCCGTACCTGGCCGCGGTCGGCATGATGACGACCTCGGCGCTGCCGGTGGGCCAGTGGGCGCCGCTGCTGGCGGCGTACGTGCTGATCATGATCCTGCCCGCGCTGCTGCTCATGGCCCTGCGCGCGGCGACCGGCAGGCGGCTGGAGCCGCGCCTGGAGCGGCTGCGCGCCTGGCTGGTCAAGCACTCCTCCTCGATGCTCAGCTGGGGGCTGGCGATCGTCGGCTTCCTGCTGGCCAGGGACGCGGCCGCGCGGCTGTTCCTCTCCTGA